Proteins encoded together in one Candidatus Bipolaricaulota bacterium window:
- a CDS encoding ABC transporter ATP-binding protein: protein MIAAMRNVTKLYGRNYGVRNLNLTLPAGEVVGLLGVNGSGKTTVLKLLAGLLVPTSGEVSVLGAPPRHNRARIAFLGETDALYRWMNPRDAERLMSGLYPDFRPARYRDLLDQLRVPGVKAGAMSKGERMRLRLAMSLARDALLYLFDEPLGGIDLVSRERIIRSLVAEWRTDAAVIVATHAVAESEGLFDRVVFLDRGELVLDARAEDLRAQGKSVRATFLEVLG from the coding sequence ATGATCGCAGCGATGCGTAATGTGACGAAGCTTTACGGGCGAAACTATGGGGTACGTAATTTGAATCTCACGCTTCCAGCAGGAGAGGTGGTCGGTCTTCTGGGAGTGAACGGAAGTGGAAAGACAACCGTCCTCAAGCTCCTTGCCGGGCTCCTCGTCCCCACCTCCGGTGAGGTGTCTGTGCTCGGGGCCCCGCCCCGGCACAATCGGGCGCGGATCGCATTCCTTGGGGAGACGGACGCCCTATACCGGTGGATGAACCCGCGCGATGCGGAGCGGCTGATGTCCGGACTTTATCCCGACTTTCGCCCGGCGCGTTACCGTGATCTCCTCGACCAATTGCGGGTGCCGGGAGTTAAGGCGGGGGCGATGTCCAAGGGGGAGAGGATGCGGCTGCGGCTCGCGATGTCTCTCGCACGGGATGCACTGCTCTACCTGTTCGACGAGCCACTCGGTGGAATCGATCTCGTGTCGCGAGAGCGGATCATCCGCTCCCTTGTGGCTGAGTGGCGAACGGACGCCGCGGTCATCGTGGCCACGCATGCAGTTGCCGAGTCCGAGGGTCTGTTCGATCGCGTCGTATTCCTCGACCGGGGTGAGCTTGTCCTCGACGCCCGCGCCGAGGACCTGCGCGCACAGGGGAAGAGCGTGCGGGCAACGTTTTTGGAGGTACTGGGATGA
- a CDS encoding GntR family transcriptional regulator gives MDLGPIYRQIVRHVQQAIARGDLNPGDRLPSARALAQQLRVNPNTIVHAYSQLEREGLVETKRGLGTFIRSDVTPAASRHELLSAAARRYAQEARALGVGRAEAVRAVQEVFDDRSDA, from the coding sequence ATGGATCTTGGGCCGATCTACCGGCAGATCGTGCGCCATGTGCAGCAGGCCATCGCACGCGGTGATCTCAACCCCGGGGATCGACTCCCTTCGGCGCGGGCCTTGGCGCAGCAGTTGCGGGTGAACCCGAACACAATCGTCCATGCCTATTCGCAGCTGGAACGGGAAGGACTGGTGGAGACCAAACGCGGGCTGGGGACGTTCATCCGGAGCGATGTGACGCCGGCCGCGTCCCGGCACGAGCTACTGTCCGCGGCGGCGCGGCGGTACGCACAGGAGGCACGCGCTCTTGGGGTAGGCCGCGCCGAGGCGGTACGGGCAGTGCAGGAGGTGTTCGATGATCGCAGCGATGCGTAA